The DNA region aaaggtctccccaagaaactattcaacccatctggacaataagtagctggactctatgcttggtatatgtttgcaatgaaagaatcttgattgaatttgaactgtaatactgcatcaaggtggaggaatccactggggggaggggagggggagggagggggggattcccagagcctatgaaactgtcacgtaatgcaaaataattaacaataaaaaaaaagattaaaaaaaaatattaaaaaaaaaaaaaaaagaaaaagaaaagcagaagtcagCGACCTTTCTCTGTATCATTACCTAGGTTTAAGTCCCATCTGAATTCCTAACACGCCTCAGCTCTACCAGAAACATAAAACAGCAGCTTCTGTGGTTAGCACACAGTGATCCTCACTAAAAGTAACCAACATAATTGCCACTATGCCCTGTGACAACCATTAACTAATTATAATGTTATTACAGTAAAATTGCCGTGACTACACTCCAAATGATAAATACAGCTGTTGCTGTGACACttccaggattaaaaaaaaaaaagaggtcttcTGTTCATCTCATTTACCAATATCTAATGCATAAAAAACTCaaaatttaatatatacatacatatatatatataattttataacttTGGAAGAATCATTTGATTTCCCATACTGTAGTCTATGTAAAGTGATAAAGTCTAACATCTTTATCTCACTGTATAAAAAAAGGAACCGAGAAGTGAAGATTTTAATCACACCTCATTTTGAAGTCAACTCTTGATAGGTTTAAATAATTTTCCAAAGATTATGCAGGGCAGGGGGAATAAAAAGTTACAAACCAAAAATAAGCTCAGTGGTGTGCTGCCCCCTCAGTCATGCTTTTATATTATGCCAAGACTAACAATCTAACAATCTAaagtcagaaaaagagaaagcacatCACTGATTTTGAGGATGAAGAATAAAATATAAGGAATGGGGGAAACAGATACTGAGGCATAAAACATGGAGTTACTGAGCTACTGATTGATTATCAAATCAGCAGGACTAACTGAAAAATGGCGATTTTAGTCATGAGgctgacaaataaataaaagaagtttCAGGAGTTCCCTGAATCTAGAAGACTAACATCTGGCACTTTGTATCACGCATTTAATACTCTTCTGTACTCACTAGAAATTAGGAATATTGATAAAGAATTCAAAGATTGGTGGTTCAGACTTCAGCATGGAATGGATATATATATTCTCTGAGGCTGGCAATGAAGTTGTCCCAGAATGAATAAAGGACAAAGTGAATTCAAATCATGTGTCACTTCCATTGTGAAACTTTCAGCAAATACTGGTAGAAATAGAAAGACAATGTCACCcagctttctgttttccttctctttgttggAGAACCCTAAAGCAGGAGGACTAGAAGAGCAGAAATGTCCAAAAAGCAGAATAAAacatagcaacagaaaacaggtaCAGCATTCTTGTGCTATACTATTTTCTAAACAATATGAAGAAGCAAATTTCAGGGGAAAAGtctttaaattatataaaataaggaATAATAAGTAGAAATCGctagaaatatttgttttaatggaCACTCTTTTTAAGGACAGACTTTGGTGCATTTGTTGATGCCCCGGGGGAATGCAAGACAGGAGGGCTACTGGGATCACTAATATCTGGAAGTACGATTTGAActcgtttctttctttttctctttgaacaCATAAAAGCTATTGaagcacagaaaataaataacagagaaaggaaaaaaatgcccgagtaaaaactatttttcttgtcttttctggGGGCTGGACCACTGTCAACACTACCTCCAAATCCTTTTATCAGGCAGTCAGGTGGCTcccacaaatggttgcaatgacagTGATGTTTATTGTTGCAGATGCCCCTCATGTTACAGGATGCAGGTGAGCAATTACTCCCCAGGATAGATCTAGGGACACACTGCCTGTTGATACAGATATGTTCTGGACCACACTTTGTGCCATCTTTCACTTCACCAATATCAGGTATAGTCATTCCATAATGATAATCAGTACCCCAGCAGGTTACTCCGTTGAAGCGAGTCCAATGCGCAGTTGTATGATCACTCAGCTGTGGAATTTCTTGCACGTTATCGCACTGAACTCTCCCACACAGCACGTCTGCAATCTCACATTTTAGATATCTAACACCCTTGATGCCACAGTGTCCAAAACGAGTACCTTGCGTGTTCAATTGTTTGTAGCAATTCAGATGTGCATTCTTTGCCTTCCTGCCAAATATGTGTCTACACTGTTCAGTGCGGTCATTGCATCTTTTCTCATAGCAGTAAGATGTATCATTGCAAGGAATTCCATCTTCCATATATACATCCTCTGGGCATTTATAAGAAGCTCCATTGCACCACTCAGGGAGATCACACATATTGTCTTCCTTTCTACACACGTACCCTGATGGTAAGAACTTGCAGTTTTCACAACAAGGCCCCGAAGCGCAAGCAGACCCATATGATAAAGTACAGTTTGGCATACAACAGGGATCTCTTGAACAAAGCTGTAGAGCTCCACAGTCGCATTCTTCTTCTGCTTCAATAATACCATTTCCACAACGTGTCCAGTTAAAGATGTCTGTTGTATACTCATGTTCCAGCAAACATGTTGTCCTTTCCACAGTGTACCACCAGAACTGTTGATAGCTACAATTGCTAAATTTAGGTGTTGGTGGGTTATTTGCATGCATTATGCACTCAGCGTTCCCACATGCACAATGGTCCCCATCATGGGGCATGCCCAAATTATGACCTATGTGATGGGCCATCGCAATTCCACACACAGGTAAGGTACTGTTCAAGAAGGTTACAATTGCACAATTCTTATATGCTACACATATTCCTCTAGTTAATCCAAGGCCACTTAATCCTCTTAAGTTCTTGTTTATGAAAAGCATTGCCATATCATATTTTTTCCGGTAATACATGTTTAGATATATCCAATTGCAAAAATACTGAAAAGATCTTCTCACATCATCAACTATAACAAGATTTTCATAATTCCAGATCTCCATAGCAAACACTAACATCCTAACGCCTAGTTCATGATAGACAGAATCTGCTATGTTTGAAACCACATATACATCATCCAGCAACTTTGAAACATTCCTTCTATAAAGAGAATATAAAGAATTATCAATCACCAGTACGATTTCGATTGTCCTATAATGAACCCACCATCCAACATAGTCACTTTGCTTCAGGGTGGAATCATCAAACTCTTGACCCATTATTTCATCTTGTATGATGCCAGATCTCATGGTGCGGGATTGTGTTTCTTCACTTTTCATCTCATATACCAGATGTTCAAACGTGGTAGAAAACACCACGGGCATGATTTCATAAGCGACGTTGTTTATGTGTAACATTCCTTTAAAGCCTCCAAAGCAGGCGCTGAGAGCAACCAGGGATTCTGGGTCCCCCTCCACAAAGCCGTGATAATAGCAGTCATTCTGCACAAAAGGCTCATCCTCTAAGAGAGCACCCTGGTCTGTGTAGGTGAACAGTGTGGGGTGTTTGGACAGCAAGAACTTCTTGACTTTGATGTGGACAATGTGTCTATGGCCCCCAAAGCGCAGGCTGTAGGAGAGCCAGCCTGAAGGCTTTTTGCTTCTGGCACTGCTGGTTACCTTCAAAGGGATGACCACCTCTGGGGGGTTGTGATTTGAATGATGCTCAGCTTGGGTGAGTCCAGGGAAAGACACAAGTACCCCAAGCCAGTTTAGCAGAAGCAGGAACCTCATGAAAAGGCAGGCTTTCATCAGAGTCATTATAAGCTACAGGTCTAAAAACAGTGGTggagagcagaagccaggaatgggagCCACAGCTAGTCTACCTCCTTCTTCTGAATTGGTCAGTGTGCAGTGTTCACTAATAAGGATCTGTCTCGTGGCAGTGTTGGATCACCAGAGCTGCAGCCCTATAAGTAAAATAAGAAGCAAGATATGGAGGGCAGTGATTATGAGAGTGTACAACTTGGGAAAGAAACAGGTATGGGATAAAATGACTA from Ochotona princeps isolate mOchPri1 chromosome 11, mOchPri1.hap1, whole genome shotgun sequence includes:
- the LOC101529174 gene encoding disintegrin and metalloproteinase domain-containing protein 29 produces the protein MTLMKACLFMRFLLLLNWLGVLVSFPGLTQAEHHSNHNPPEVVIPLKVTSSARSKKPSGWLSYSLRFGGHRHIVHIKVKKFLLSKHPTLFTYTDQGALLEDEPFVQNDCYYHGFVEGDPESLVALSACFGGFKGMLHINNVAYEIMPVVFSTTFEHLVYEMKSEETQSRTMRSGIIQDEIMGQEFDDSTLKQSDYVGWWVHYRTIEIVLVIDNSLYSLYRRNVSKLLDDVYVVSNIADSVYHELGVRMLVFAMEIWNYENLVIVDDVRRSFQYFCNWIYLNMYYRKKYDMAMLFINKNLRGLSGLGLTRGICVAYKNCAIVTFLNSTLPVCGIAMAHHIGHNLGMPHDGDHCACGNAECIMHANNPPTPKFSNCSYQQFWWYTVERTTCLLEHEYTTDIFNWTRCGNGIIEAEEECDCGALQLCSRDPCCMPNCTLSYGSACASGPCCENCKFLPSGYVCRKEDNMCDLPEWCNGASYKCPEDVYMEDGIPCNDTSYCYEKRCNDRTEQCRHIFGRKAKNAHLNCYKQLNTQGTRFGHCGIKGVRYLKCEIADVLCGRVQCDNVQEIPQLSDHTTAHWTRFNGVTCWGTDYHYGMTIPDIGEVKDGTKCGPEHICINRQCVPRSILGSNCSPASCNMRGICNNKHHCHCNHLWEPPDCLIKGFGGSVDSGPAPRKDKKNSFYSGIFFLSLLFIFCASIAFMCSKRKRKKRVQIVLPDISDPSSPPVLHSPGASTNAPKSVLKKSVH